One Salvelinus sp. IW2-2015 linkage group LG4q.2, ASM291031v2, whole genome shotgun sequence DNA window includes the following coding sequences:
- the LOC111963240 gene encoding adhesion G protein-coupled receptor G3, producing the protein MTLSSDGLRLSMEGKLWGFCLTTAILLCGIGCQFNASERRCTVLIVNDDTYSGVIRNGKDNLSQNDFSDWMGNCTLQKEFQRLCIISTGENTTTSEKCHPGFTNCTFEVRKDNNSYFITLSKVAVNNQELNLWFPLRKNITCIPSQFYQNTAGDQTTPVKPETFCGKNSTYDADACRNKTQDKFILKITEAGPISCLTCDNPVKKPDINICLPSGQLESSSGVISADLASEAMKNLSSLTKLMGNASTAAISMGKVKGFLSRLHKEDPKDINFGFSPDKDMSIVEDKNAMKKYFNRSVRVSKEAYDMALNKSGTFVGVLVFPSMSQDEKKSIVLNGEVVGIEIGVHIANLTDTIDIEYRNVDKVGFNVFCNSWNGKGKLPNWTTDGCQTLESNNSITCQCTHLSFFAILMSPPPKNISASDVASLTYISYIGCGLSMFFLGTALFMQFVISKTKSSQATKILVNLFLAMLFLNLTFLTNETIAAMGSYVACVIIAAVMHYSMLSTFTWFLIEAVHLFLQLKKLNANIKHYMLKVYVVGWVLPALVVIVLLGLQKYTLMSIKTDDGKSVKMCWIIDINIHYGVNIGYYAWVFVWTLTIFIIVVRQILFLRKTNVGKGQNDPASKNTLTILGLLFLLGLTWGFAFFSYGPMVIPSYYIFSILNSFQGFFLFLYYYNTNKIVGDDSVFTNQTSSTFSNIYDVTPVHKK; encoded by the exons ATGACTCTCTCATCAGACGG ATTAAGGCTATCAATGGAAGGGAAACTTTGGGGATTTTGTTTGACCACAGCCATTCTGCTCTGTGGCATTGGCTGCCAGTTCAATGCAAGTGAACGTC GTTGTACAGTACTGATAGTGAACGATGACACATATTCAGGAGTCATTAGGAATGGGAAAGATAATCTATCTCAGAATGACTTTTCAG ATTGGATGGGGAATTGTACCTTACAGAAGGAATTCCAGAGGCTCTGCATCATATCCACTGGAGAGAACACAACAACATCAG AAAAATGTCATCCAGGATTCACCAACTGTACATTTGAAGTGAGGAAAGATAACAATTCATACTTCATAACTCTGAGTAAAGTTGCTGTCAACAACCAAGAGCTCAACTTGTGGTTTCCACTGAGAAAGAACATAACATGTATTCCATCACAGTTCTATCAAAATACTGCAG GTGATCAGACTACTCCGGTGAAGCCAGAAACCTTCTGTGGAAAGAATTCAACCTATGATGCAGATGCTTGCAGAA ATAAGACCCAAGATAAATTCATTCTTAAGATCACTGAGGCGGGACCAATTAGTTGTCTAACATGTGACAACCCTGTTAAGAAGCCGGATATAAACATATGTTTACCCAGCGGCCAACTGGAAAGCTCAAGTGGGGTCATAAGTGCTGATTTGGCATC TGAGGCTATGAAAAATCTCTCCTCGTTGACTAAGCTGATGGGAAACGCCAGCACTGCAGCCATTTCAATGGGAAAGGTTAAAGGATTCCTTAGTAGACTTCATAAAGAAGACCCCAAGGATATCAACTTTGGTTTTTCCCCTGACAAGGATATGAGT ATTGTTGAAGACAAGAATGCTATGAAGAAATATTTCAATCGATCTGTGCGTGTGTCCAAAGAAGCTTATGACATGGCACTCAATAAGAGTGGAACTTTTGTCGGGGTTCTTGTCTTTCCCAGCATGTCCCAG GATGAAAAGAAGAGCATTGTTCTAAATGGTGAGGTAGTCGGAATCGAAATTGGAGTCCACATAGCTAATCTCACAGACACCATTGATATTGAGTACAGAAATGTTGATAAG GTGGGATTCAATGTMTTTTGTAATTCCTGGAATGGCAAAg GAAAACTACCCAATTGGACCACAGATGGTTGTCAAACCTTGGAGAGCAACAACAGCATAACGTGCCAATGCACTCATTTATCCTTTTTTGCTATACTAATG TCCCCTCCACCAAAGAACATCAGTGCCTCAGATGTGGCATCTCTAACCTACATTAGCTACATCGGCTGTGGACTGTCTATGTTCTTCTTGGGAACGGCTCTCTTCATGCAGTTTGTGATAAG CAAAACCAAATCTAGCCAAGCAACCAAGATCCTTGTCAACCTCTTCTTGGCTATGTTGTTCCTGAACCTGACCTTTCTGACCAACGAGACCATTGCAGCTATGGGGAGCTATGTTGCATGTGTCATCATAGCAGCAGTCATGCACTACTCCATGTTGTCCACTTTCACCTGGTTCCTCATTGAGGCGGTCCACTTGTTCCTGCAGCTGAAGAAACTCAACGCTAACATCAAACACTATATGCTGAAAGTTTACGTTGTGGGATGGG TCCTTCCAGCTCTAGTGGTCATCGTCCTTCTGGGACTGCAAAAATATACATTAATGTCCATAAAAACAGATGATGGAAAATCAGTGAAAAT GTGCTGGATCATTGACATCAACATCCATTATGGAGTCAACATCGGCTACTACGCCTGGGTGTTTGTCTGGACTTTGACCATCTTCATCATTGTAGTGAGACAGATCTTGTTCCTGAGGAAGACCAATGTAGGCAAGGGCCAAAACGACCCAGCGTCCAAGAACACCCTGACCATCCTGGGGCTCCTATTCCTGCTGGGCCTCACCTGGGGCTTTGCCTTCTTCAGCTACGGACCCATGGTTATCCCATCCTACTACATCTTCAGCATCCTCAACTCCTTCCAGG GCTTCTTCCTGTTCCTCTACTACTACAACACCAACAAAATTGTTGGTGATGACTCTGTATTCACCAACCAGACCAGCTCTACTTTTTCAAACATTTATGACGTCACTCCCGTTCACAAGAAGTAG